TAATGTCAAAACCTTGGGTTACTTTACCAAAAACAGCATAACCTGGTGGACGTTGATTTGCGTTTAAGAAATCATTGTCATTTAAGTTAATGTAAAACTGACGAGTTGCTGAATCCGGGTTATTGGTACGAGCCATTGCAACCGTAGCGGTATCATTACCTAAACCGTTATAACCTTCGTTTTTAATTGGGCCATAATTCGATTTTTTCAGCATGTCTTTATCAAAACCGCCGCCTTGAGCCATAAAGCCAGGGATCACTCGATGGAATTGCGTTCCTACGTAGCTTCCATCTTCGACATAGCGAATAAAGTTAGCGACAGAAATTGGCGCTTTCTCTGCATTGAGCTCAATAGTAAAGCTCCCTAATGTGGTATCAAATTTTACGGATTCAGCCAATGCTGATTGATTGAAGCCAAGTGCGGCAATTAAAAGAGCCACTTTTGATGTTAGTTTCATGATTAGAAATTACCTTTAATGTAGGTTTGAAGTTCTTCATCAACGGCAATCTTATCTAATACTGCATTGATAAGATCGTTAAGTACGCCTTCAATTGCTTCATTATCAGCACTCATCGCGCCCGTTTTCTCAGAAACACCAGTGTAGGTTTTAACAAATTTACCTTGTGGAGTTTCAGCGGTTATTTGAAGTTTCACTTCTGTTTTCATGTCATTGCTCATTAGAGAGTGTTGAACACTGACTAATGCTTCAATGATGTCTAAACGTAAGGTGTTATCACTGTCTACGGTAATTACAAACCCTTGAGCTTTCAATTGAGTAGATAACGCATCTTCCAGCGTTACGCGTAAATTTTGCTTAGCGTGAATAGGTTGTACGTTCTGGCGTCCGTTATCAATAACAGCGACGTATTGTGCTGTTCTAAGATCGCTACTATCCAAAGTAAGCGTCGTGCCATCAACAATTTGGTGTGCACTTGAAGAAGCAACAGGTCGGATATCCAACTGAGGATCAGAAGGAGCACTACATGCAGCTAAAAATAGAGCAGAAAGGGCAATAATGGCCTTTTTCATTGGGGAATCCTTTTTATTTTGATTTTTCAGCTTTAACGGCTTCTAAAATAACGAATTTGGAATTGCTAGCAATGGTGGTGACGTTTTCTTCACCGAACAAGCGACATAATTTATCATCATAATCAAGATGACGGTTTCCAATAACTAATAATTTCCCTTCTTTGCATAAGATGTGCTTAGCATCACAGAACATTTGCCATGCAATATGGTCAGTAACGGCTTGGCCTTGATGAAAAGGAGGATTACATAATACTAAGTAACTGCTGTGTTTTTTAAATCCATCCAAACAGTTATTCGCAATAAACTGAAATTGACGTTCTTTGCCTAGATTGACTTCTAAATTACGACGAGCTGATTCTACAGCCATAAAGCTTTCATCTATGCAGGTAATTCGTGCTTCTGGATTTAGTTGAGCAGCTTTAACACTCAAAACACCATTGCCACAACCTAAGTCGATGATATGACGCAATTCTGCATCAACTGGAATATGTTCAAGCATAAAACGAGCGCCTTGATCTAAACGCTCACCTGAATACACATTAGGGTAATTTAGCAGATCGATATCTTCATTATCAACACTCCAACACACGGCTTCTGCAATGGTTAGTGGATTGGTTGCATTTGCATTTGAGAAAACTAGGCGGTGTTTTTTCCAAGCTAATGATGTCTTGGTTTCCCCTAAATAGTCTTCAAAAACTTCAAGTGTTGAGCTGTGTATTTCTTTCGCTTTATTTACGGCAATAATTGGGCATTCAGCCGTCATTGATTGGCGAAGCTGTTGAAGTTGCCAAGCGAGCATTCGATTGTTTTTTGGGATTTGCATTATCACAAGGTCGAAACCTTCAGGCATTTCCTCCGTTGAAGAGATCAACTGTACGCGGTTACATTGATTACGTTGTAGGTTTTTTAATGTACCTCGTTGAGAAACAAACGAATCGGTCATCATGGTGACATTGTGCTTTTCAGAGAACCAGCAAGATAAAGCACCAAAATTATCATTTAAGATAAGGATGTTTTTATTGTCTTCTAGGTTTAGCTCTTCTTCTACATGCTTAATGATGAACTCATCACCGGCATCCCATGCTTGTAATAATTCTTGAGCACGTTTTGGGTAACGCTGTAGATTGAGAGTACGATCAAACAAACATAATTCAGTTTTCATATATAGGATCTTCAAATAAGGAACGCTTCTGGCTATTGTCGCAAATGGTGTATAAAGTGGAAATAGAAGAATTGAAATAAAGAAGGGATTTATATGATTCAGCAACAAATAGAGCAAAAATTACACTCAGAGCTGTCTTCATCATACTTAAAAGTATTGAATGAGAGTTATATGCACAATGTACCAGAAGGATCTGAGAGCCATTTTAAAGTCATAGTGGTTAGTGATCAGTTTAATGATAAGCGCTTATTAGCTCGTCATCGAATGATTAATGCAATATTAGCGGATGAATTGGCGAACCATATTCATGCACTAGCCATTCATACTTACACGGAATCAGAATGGCAGGCGTTGGATTCTGAATTGGTTCCGAGCTCACCTAATTGTATGGGTGGATCAAAAAGTTAATGATGAAACAAGATTGTTTATTCCTTAACATTAAGCAAACAATGGTTACTTTTTCTTGTTGATTTTTTACGTGTTACCCATGTCATTGCCACTAAGGTGGTATTTTTGATTTTTGAGCAATAATTGTGCACTGGATCTAAAATGCGTAAAGCATTTCAATGATTTCTAACAATGAAGAGCAAAAAATTGTGGGAATCTGGCTATTGAGCGTGGCATGCACACTATAAAAAATGCTAGAATCTTCCGCCTTAAAATAGCTTTTTTCGTCTTTATGTAAAAAGCATATTACTAGATTGTTATTGTGTTGATAGTTTTAATTATTAACACTGAACATGAATTAGTAATGTCGTGTCTTATATAGAATCCTTTTTCCCAATTAAATTAGTGCAAGTGCGTATGATTACAATAAAAAAGGGTTTGGATCTTCCTATAGCAGGAGTTCCAACTCAGGTGATTAATGATGGTAATTCCATCACTAAAGTCGCCTTGCTTGGCGAAGAGTATGTTGGTATGCGTCCTACGATGCATGCTCGCGTTGAAGATGTAGTTAAAAAAGGTCAGATTCTTTTTGCTGATAAAAAGAATCCTGGTGTTATTTTTACATCTCCAGTAAGTGGTAAAGTTGTTGAAATTAACCGTGGTGCTAAACGTGTACTTCAATCTGTAGTAATTGCAGTTGAAGGCGAAGAGCAGGTTACTTTTAATAGCTATGCAGCAAATCAGTTGGCTTCTCTTGATCGTGATGCGATCAAGCAACAGCTTATTGATTCTGGTGCATGGACTGCATTACGTACTCGTCCGTTCAGCAAGGTTCCAGCGATCGATTCTGAAACAAAGGCTATCTTTGTAACTGCTATGGATACTAATCCTTTAGCAGCTGATGCAGAAGTGATCATCAACCAACAAGAAGACGCTTTTGTTGCAGGCCTAGATTTATTATCTGTGTTAACAGGTGAGAAGGTTTATGTATGTAAGAAAGGTGGGAGTTTACCTCGCTCTTCTCAAGGCAATGTTGAAGAACATGTATTTGATGGCCCTCATCCAGCAGGGTTAGCGGGTACTCACATGCATTATTTGTATCCTGTGGATCTAAATAATGTGGCGTGGAGCATTGGCTACCAAGACGTTATTGCTTTTGGTCAATTATTCTTAACGGGTGAAATCTACTCTGACAGAATCGTATCTTTAGCTGGACCTGCCGTAAATAATCCTCGTTTAGTTCGTACTATTACTGGTGCTAGCTTACTTGAATTAACTGACAGCGAAGTAATGCCTGGTGAAGTACGAATCATTTCTGGTTCTGTATTAAATGGTACTCAAGCGTCTGGCCCTCATGCCTACCTTGGTCCTTACCATCAGCAAGTATGTGTTCTTCGTGAAGGTCGTGAGAAAGAGTTTTTAGGCTGGGCTGTCCCTGGTAAAAACAAATTCTCTGTTACTCGTTCATTCCTAAGCCATGTATTCTCAGGTCAATTGTTTAACATGACAACAACTACCAATGGTAGTGATCGTGCAATGGTGCCAATTGGTAGTTACGAACGTGTAATGCCTTTAGACATGGAACCTACCATGTTATTGCGTGACCTTTGTGCTGGTGATGTTGACAGTGCTGCACGTTTAGGTGCATTAGAATTAGATGAAGATGATCTAGGTCTATGTACGTATGTGTGCCCTGGTAAATATGAGTATGGTCCAATGCTTCGTGAGATTTTGGATACCATCGAGAAGGAAGGGTAATCAATGAGCCTGTTAAAGATTATTGAAAAAATTGAACCTCATTTTGAACCTGGCGGTAAATATGAGAAGTGGTTTGCGCTTTATGAAGCGGCTGCAACTCTGTTTTATACGCCTGGTTTAGTTACCAAAGGTGGTTCACATGTACGTGATAGCGTTGATTTAAAACGTATCATGATCATGGTTTGGTTTGCTGTATTCCCTGCAACATTTTGGGGTATGTACAACTCAGGTCATCAAGCGATTGTTGCTCTTGAGCACATGTACTCTGGCGCTGAATTAGCAGCTGTCGTTTCTGGTGACTGGCACTACTGGTTTACCGAAATGCTTGGCGGCACTATAAGTGCTGATGCAGGTTGGGGCAGTAGCATGCTACTGGGTGCAACTTACTTCTTACCAATATATGCCGTTGTGTTTATTGTTGGTGGCTTCTGGGAAGTGTTGTTCTGTATGGTGCGTAAGCATGAAGTAAACGAAGGTTTCTTTGTTACTTCGATTCTTTTCGCATTGATCGTTCCACCAACTCTTCCACTATGGCAAGCAGCGTTAGGTATTACCTTTGGTGTTGTTGTAGCAAAAGAAATTTTTGGTGGTACTGGTCGTAACTTCCTAAACCCAGCGCTTGCGGGTCGTGCATTCTTATTCTTTGCATACCCAGCTCAAATTTCAGGTGATACAGTTTGGACTGCTGCTGATGGCTTCTCTGGTGCTACAGCACTTAGCCAATGGGCACAAGGCGGTCAAGGTGGCTTAGTTAATACAGTCACTGGTAACACTATCTCTTGGATGGACGCATTCATTGGTAATATCCCAGGTTCAATTGGTGAGGTTTCAACACTTGCTCTGATCCTTGGTGGCCTAATGATCGTTTACATGCGTATTGCATCTTGGCGTATTATTGCGGGTGTTATGATTGGTATGGTTGCAGTCTCTACACTGTTTAATCTTATCGGCTCTGATACAAACGCAATGTTTAGCATGCCTTGGCACTGGCACCTAGTTCTTGGTGGTTTTGCGTTTGGTATGATCTTTATGGCAACAGACCCTGTATCGGCTTCATTTACCAGTAAAGGTAAGTGGTGGTACGGTATTTTAATTGGTGGTATGGCTGTAATGATCCGTGTAGTTAACCCTGCGTACCCAGAAGGTATGATGTTAGCTATTCTGTTTGCAAACTTATTTGCTCCACTGTTTGATAACCTTGTTGTTGAAGGTAACGTGAAACGGAGACTAAAACGCTATGGCAAGTAATAACGATAGCATTAAAAAGACACTGCTAGTTGTTGTCGGCTTGAGTTTAGTGTGCTCACTTGTCGTATCAATGGCGGCTTCTTTATTAAAAGATAAGCAACAATATAATGCGGTTCTTGATAAGCAAAAAAATATTGTTGCTGTTGCTAGCTTAAATGACAAAGGCACAGATATTCCTGCGATATACCAAGAATATATTGAGCCTCGTTTAGTTGATTTTTCAACAGGTGAATTCGTTGAAGGCAATGCAGCAAGTTTTAACCAACGTGCTTCTGCTAAAGATTCAGCAACATCAATTAAGCTTACGCCTGAACAAGATAAAGCGAAAATCATTCGTCGTTCTAATATTGGGTTAGTTTACCTAGTAAAAGAAGACAATGAGCTTACTCGTATTATTTTACCTATTCATGGGTCTGGTCTTTGGTCGATGATGTACGCGTTTTTAGCGATTGAGACTGATGGTAATACTATTGCTGGTATTACATATTACGATCAAGCTGAAACCCCAGGACTTGGTGGCGAAGTAGAAAATCCACAATGGCGCGCACAATTCATCGGAAAGAAACTGTTTAACGCTGATGGCACTCTTGCTATTAAAGTCGTTAAAGGTGGCGCTCCTGCTGATTCTGTATCAGGCGTAGATGGATTATCTGGCGCAACATTAACAAGTAACGGTGTTCAGCATACGTTTGATTTTTGGCTTGGCGATATGGGTTTCGGTCCTTTCCTTGCTAAAGTGAAAGCAGGAGACCTTAACTAATGAATACTAAAGATCTTAAAAAGAATATTTTAGCGCCAGTATTGGATAACAACCCAATCGCGTTGCAAGTTCTTGGTGTATGTTCTGCGCTTGCAGTAACAACGAAATTAGAAACAGCATTTGTTATGACTATTGCAGTAATGTTTGTTACTGCATTCTCTAACTTTTTTGTTTCATTAATTCGTAATCATATACCTAGTAGTGTGCGTATTATTGTTCAAATGGCAATCATCGCATCATTAGTAATTGTTGTTGACCAAATCTTAAGAGCTTATCTTTACGATATTTCTAAGCAACTGTCTGTTTTTGTCGGTCTGATTATTACAAACTGTATTGTAA
The Aliivibrio salmonicida LFI1238 genome window above contains:
- a CDS encoding peptidylprolyl isomerase, whose protein sequence is MMKLTSKVALLIAALGFNQSALAESVKFDTTLGSFTIELNAEKAPISVANFIRYVEDGSYVGTQFHRVIPGFMAQGGGFDKDMLKKSNYGPIKNEGYNGLGNDTATVAMARTNNPDSATRQFYINLNDNDFLNANQRPPGYAVFGKVTQGFDIIQKMASKPTKALANGMRDIPVEPIIITKATLIK
- a CDS encoding YajG family lipoprotein translates to MKKAIIALSALFLAACSAPSDPQLDIRPVASSSAHQIVDGTTLTLDSSDLRTAQYVAVIDNGRQNVQPIHAKQNLRVTLEDALSTQLKAQGFVITVDSDNTLRLDIIEALVSVQHSLMSNDMKTEVKLQITAETPQGKFVKTYTGVSEKTGAMSADNEAIEGVLNDLINAVLDKIAVDEELQTYIKGNF
- a CDS encoding methyltransferase, which gives rise to MKTELCLFDRTLNLQRYPKRAQELLQAWDAGDEFIIKHVEEELNLEDNKNILILNDNFGALSCWFSEKHNVTMMTDSFVSQRGTLKNLQRNQCNRVQLISSTEEMPEGFDLVIMQIPKNNRMLAWQLQQLRQSMTAECPIIAVNKAKEIHSSTLEVFEDYLGETKTSLAWKKHRLVFSNANATNPLTIAEAVCWSVDNEDIDLLNYPNVYSGERLDQGARFMLEHIPVDAELRHIIDLGCGNGVLSVKAAQLNPEARITCIDESFMAVESARRNLEVNLGKERQFQFIANNCLDGFKKHSSYLVLCNPPFHQGQAVTDHIAWQMFCDAKHILCKEGKLLVIGNRHLDYDDKLCRLFGEENVTTIASNSKFVILEAVKAEKSK
- the bolA gene encoding transcriptional regulator BolA — translated: MIQQQIEQKLHSELSSSYLKVLNESYMHNVPEGSESHFKVIVVSDQFNDKRLLARHRMINAILADELANHIHALAIHTYTESEWQALDSELVPSSPNCMGGSKS
- a CDS encoding Na(+)-translocating NADH-quinone reductase subunit A is translated as MITIKKGLDLPIAGVPTQVINDGNSITKVALLGEEYVGMRPTMHARVEDVVKKGQILFADKKNPGVIFTSPVSGKVVEINRGAKRVLQSVVIAVEGEEQVTFNSYAANQLASLDRDAIKQQLIDSGAWTALRTRPFSKVPAIDSETKAIFVTAMDTNPLAADAEVIINQQEDAFVAGLDLLSVLTGEKVYVCKKGGSLPRSSQGNVEEHVFDGPHPAGLAGTHMHYLYPVDLNNVAWSIGYQDVIAFGQLFLTGEIYSDRIVSLAGPAVNNPRLVRTITGASLLELTDSEVMPGEVRIISGSVLNGTQASGPHAYLGPYHQQVCVLREGREKEFLGWAVPGKNKFSVTRSFLSHVFSGQLFNMTTTTNGSDRAMVPIGSYERVMPLDMEPTMLLRDLCAGDVDSAARLGALELDEDDLGLCTYVCPGKYEYGPMLREILDTIEKEG
- a CDS encoding NADH:ubiquinone reductase (Na(+)-transporting) subunit B, encoding MSLLKIIEKIEPHFEPGGKYEKWFALYEAAATLFYTPGLVTKGGSHVRDSVDLKRIMIMVWFAVFPATFWGMYNSGHQAIVALEHMYSGAELAAVVSGDWHYWFTEMLGGTISADAGWGSSMLLGATYFLPIYAVVFIVGGFWEVLFCMVRKHEVNEGFFVTSILFALIVPPTLPLWQAALGITFGVVVAKEIFGGTGRNFLNPALAGRAFLFFAYPAQISGDTVWTAADGFSGATALSQWAQGGQGGLVNTVTGNTISWMDAFIGNIPGSIGEVSTLALILGGLMIVYMRIASWRIIAGVMIGMVAVSTLFNLIGSDTNAMFSMPWHWHLVLGGFAFGMIFMATDPVSASFTSKGKWWYGILIGGMAVMIRVVNPAYPEGMMLAILFANLFAPLFDNLVVEGNVKRRLKRYGK
- a CDS encoding Na(+)-translocating NADH-quinone reductase subunit C — encoded protein: MASNNDSIKKTLLVVVGLSLVCSLVVSMAASLLKDKQQYNAVLDKQKNIVAVASLNDKGTDIPAIYQEYIEPRLVDFSTGEFVEGNAASFNQRASAKDSATSIKLTPEQDKAKIIRRSNIGLVYLVKEDNELTRIILPIHGSGLWSMMYAFLAIETDGNTIAGITYYDQAETPGLGGEVENPQWRAQFIGKKLFNADGTLAIKVVKGGAPADSVSGVDGLSGATLTSNGVQHTFDFWLGDMGFGPFLAKVKAGDLN
- a CDS encoding NADH:ubiquinone reductase (Na(+)-transporting) subunit D; the encoded protein is MNTKDLKKNILAPVLDNNPIALQVLGVCSALAVTTKLETAFVMTIAVMFVTAFSNFFVSLIRNHIPSSVRIIVQMAIIASLVIVVDQILRAYLYDISKQLSVFVGLIITNCIVMGRAEAFAMKSKPLPSFIDGIGNGLGYGFVLITVAFFRELLGSGKLFGVEVLPLVSNGGWYQPNGLMLLAPSAFFLIGFMIWAIRIFKPEQVEAKE